TCACTGCTCCTGCGTATTCAAGAGTTTGAGCGATTAGAATAACATCACCATCCAAAGCTGCGTCTTTTGCAAATGGTCGGTTCTCCTTTCTACACTGCGCCCATAGCTCCGCCGCTTTATGCATGTGCGTAGTGCGTATGGGTAAGTAAGTGACTGTCTTATTCCACTGATCTAAATCTTTGAGACTTTGCACGGAATCAATCTTCAATAGTGCACGCCGCAGTTCGTAATCTGCAATTTCAGGAACAATAAGCTCTTCGCCTCTCTCAAGCATCGTTATTGCCCAATCCACTACGCTTTCCTTCATAGCTTCGTTGACATGAACAAGTTGCCCCAATACTCCGGTATCAAGAAATATCTTCATTTTTCAAAACGACGCCTATCCGACAACGCAGCATCTTCTATCTCTGCCTTCACTAGCTCCCAAGAATTATCTCCAGTAATGGCATTTCGCTTCTTCCATGCTCGAAGTAGATTGATTGCCTCTTGGTTCTTGCGAGCTTGCGCTTCATTCGTGAAGGCGTTCTTGAGCCCGTCTACAATGGGGTGATGATAGTAAAGCTGAACAGACTGCGTACTAGTACCACTAAAAAGAGCATTGATTAGTGCTCCGAATACAACTCCACCATCTGTGGAAGTCGAGGTATCAGCAATCCAACCAATGGGACTACGCTGTTCAAACTCAGCAAAGTTTAAGCGCAAACGCTTAAGAGTGGTTTGAGTCAAAAACCGCTCCTCTATCTTGCGTGCTATTTGGCTATCAATTGCGTTCTGCACCATCTCGATTTAATTCTTTTGATTTAGCAAACTTTCCAGTTTATCACTGCAAGTACTCTTGAAAACTACCCACACTCCATCATGTAAGGTTTCAAGCGTCGAAATCAGATCTGTCGAATTCATTGTCTCGGGACAAGACAAAACTCGATCTATGTCGAGAATAAAAGCATTCTCACCTTCCGCTAAGGTAACCATTGTGACATTCGCACTATCTGTCTTGGTTTCAACTCTACTAAAAACCGGCGCAAGAGAATCCAATGCCGATGTTGCAATATAATCATTAGGTTTGAACCAAACCCGGGGCTTTTCAGTTGGAGAGCCTCGTGGGATTCGATTGATGTACCTCATTCCCACACGCTTAGGCTTACATTCCCCTATAGTATCGACACAGGCTTTCCAGTTAACCTCAATCGATGCCTTCACAAGCTTCCAACTTGGGTACTTAGGCAGAACATTCTGCACAAAAAGCCGATCACTCAGTTGAATTAAAAACTGATTATCTTTATGCGTGTATTTCATCCTTTGCTCTGCCGGAACCATTTGCTGAGATACCCCTTGTGGACCAACGAGCATCTGAAAACCAACTTGTTGCACCGGCTCAAGTAGTGGGTAGTCGCCCTTAACTTTTTCAAAGTAAGAAGCAAAGTTCGATGCCGACCACGGCTGGTTGCTAGGTCGTTCAAAATGAACCTCAATAACAGCCTCCTGAATAGTCGGGTTAGGGTATGTTGGATGATCTGAATTCACGAATTATACATTCTCCATATTGCGTCATTAATTAAATCATATTGTAAGCGATTTGAACATTGTAAATTCTAAGCCTTACCACCCATTGGATCCCGCTGAAGTATCATCTGTGTTCCATCTACAACTTGCTGAACGAGTTCCTTGGGAGTCTGAACTCCAAATAATTTCAAGTCGGCGTCTTTAAACTCTAATATCTTTGTTTCCTGCCTTCTCCTCGATTGCGCATATCGTTTCCCCGCCAGAGCTTCTGCTCGATGAAGAACTTCAAGGTGAGAGTAGTGCCTCTCCAGCATCGCAATTGATGTTCCCATGTTCTTTGCCAGCGTATGGAGATCTAGTTTTCCATACAAAATTTGAAAAGTAGCGTAGGTATGCCGCAATGAATACAGAGAGCGTCTTGCCCCATTCACGTCATTTAAAAGACCAGCTTTGATCAGCATGTTCTTGAATGCCCCGTGCCAATCTTTTGGAACTGAACCATCACGACATCTAAAAACGGGTTCATCTACATCAAGCATCTGGTTTAAGGTTCGATTTTTTAAATGCGGAAACATGTCTCTAATACGCTCCAAATATCGTCTGACGCTATGCTTACAAACGATTGTCCTTCTGCCAGTTTTTCCTCTCTCAAGCTTAATGATCACGTATGTTTCACCGTCAATGACACTCTCAGAGATATGTTTCCACTTTAGATTCCTTGTCTCTGTTCCATGCCGAAGCCCAGTATTTGTGAGAAAGAGTACGTAATCACGAAGAAGCTCCCTGATCATGATGGTCTGATTTTTAACGCCACCTTGTGGGGAATCTTTGGTGCTTAGTCGCACACACTTACGCATGAAACGGTAAAGCTTCTGATATTCATGAAGCTCAAAATATGGTCGCCGTTCACCTTTAAGCCCATCATTCTTGAGCATCACGATCTGAGATTAGCGATTGATAATACGAATGTAATCATAGTAAGTTGCTTTACCTCTGCCTGCTTTTAGTTCTTCTTCCATCTCTTCAATGGCTAAATCAGCAATGTAAGAAAATCTTCGTGATTCAACAGCAACTCCGCTTTTCAGTAACTCCTTAACAACGTGATACTGCGTCTCCGCATATTTTAACGCCGCCTGAAGATCGCAAGTCTTCGTTGAGAACTTCTTCCAACGTTTGTTGTGATCAAGTTTTACGCGAGCATACCAGCAATCTGTTCTGCTCTTTGCTCGCTTATAAACAACTATGCTGTCGCCACAGATGTAATGTAAATCTTCTTTGCTCATTCTCACTCCTTTTCCACCGATTGTTGTCAGTGAGAATAATCGTTAAAAGAATGAGCAAACCTAAGTGAGAATGACTGAGAAAATAATCAAATCTGAAAATCTTCTCGTTCTGTCTCACAAAGTTCGTTCTCACTCAGCAAGTTTTGATCCTGAGATTGAACTTCAAGACTCAAAAGAAAGTGACTCAACTATTTGATTTTACTGCCCAGAGCCAGAATCGAACTGGCACGTCGCTTTCGCAACCCAGGATTTTAAGTCCTGTGCGTCTACCAATTTCGCCATCCGGGCATAAGTTTTTTCATCAAAACCACTTCACTCACTTTCTCTTAAATCCTGTGCGTCTACCTATTCCGCCAGACCCGCGTGAGAGTTTGACATGGGGAACCATAGCAGAAAAACCACTATTAACTCAATCCCCCGACTGCTGGGATTTCCATACGGCGTTAGCCGCGGGCAATGTGGGAATAGTTGGAAAGTATTCGTGGGGTTCTAAATACTCCAAAATATCGCTTCTCGCCTTTATTAACAGCAGGCGTTCTCGCCCATCCTCAATAGTTGCAATAACCTCTGTGTCCTTGTCGTAATAACGTAGCTGATTTAGGCGCCAAAGTTCCTCTTCGTAATTCAGCAGAATATACTGCTCTTCAGAGCTGTTCTTTAGAGTAGAAACCAAAGACGGCGAAAGTCGCCTAACTACCCTACCCTGCTTAACTAGATAAAACACAATCCAACGCTCAAACATCTCCACAGTGTAAATTGTCTTCCCAGGCGCCACAAGTTCGTCAATCTTTGCAGCAAGACCTTTTACCGAACGCTCTGCATTGCGGTTTGATGCATATACAGTAACTTGAGCCATACGAATACAAATCATGATAAGCAAAAGAGCAACCATCACGAAAATTCGAGCCCTCTTCCTGCATACATGGGCAAAAAAGAACACGGCCGATCCAAGACAAACACCAGCCATTACAACTTTAGCACCATGCACCCCAGACACATTAGTAAAAATTCCTAAATAAAAACCCGCGCCCATTAAGCCAATGCCAACAATCCACGCCAACAAAGAGCAGAGACTAAAACCTATAGCCTCTAAGTTGGAACCGCGAAGCGCAAGTGCAGAATAAAGTGCAATATTAGTAGCGAACGGATAAACCGGGAATAAATAACGACTCGACTTGCCTTGAGCAAGAGACAGCATTAACATCGAGCTAAACACGACAATCATGCTATACACCAACAAATGAGAAGATATTGCTGAAGCTGCTTCCTTAAAAACTTCCTGCCTTGACTTAAGCGCAACAAATAGGCCTCCCAATAAAAAAATGCTCCACGGCGATAGCCCCCCAATAAGACTTCCTAAATAAAAAAATAAACCGCGAGAATGAGTATTGGCGCTAACAACTCGTTCTACAACCTCAACTCGAAACTGATGCACCAACGCCTCCCACCCAACTGTGCTCGCCACAAGCGCTAACCAAATTCCCGCCACAAACAAAAAAGTACAAACCCACACCAGCCCACACGAAAAAAACCTCCACAGCGAAGAAGTTGACGGCGTAACAATTCCCCTAAACCTTAGCCAAATATAAAACAACACAGTAGAAGCAATTAAAAAAAATACTATTGGCGGCCCTTTGGTTAAAAATGCTAGACCAGCCGCAATGCCACTTATCACCAAGCTCCATTTTGAAGCTTCCACCAACACGAAATAGGCAGAATATAAAGAAATCGCACAAAATAACGCAAAAACCATGTCTATCTCAGCAACACTAGAAAGCTGAAAAAATAACGGACAAGAACTAAGCATGAGCGCAGACAGGGTCGAAATATTTTTGCTATGCCCAGAACGGCGCCAAAATAGATATTGGCAGCAAATCAAAATCAACGCTGCAACCGCAGAAGGAAATCGTGCAACCCACTCGCTGACCTGCCCAAACAACGCAATGCTTGCCGCAATTAGCCAATAAAACAAAGGCGGCTTAGTTAGAATTACCGAACCCAATAGATGCGGCACGAGGTAGTTACCACTACTAAGCATCTCCAAGCCAATCAATGTGCGATCGGCCTCAGTATGTCGAAAAAATTCAAAAGCCCCTAAGCCAATAAAAGCAATCGCCGCCCCCCAAATGATTAGAAGGGACAAATACGCCAAGTCACCTTTTTTTGATGAAAAATACATTTTTGCAAATGGTATAACACCGTAGATTACAACTAAATGCTAACGACCTCACCGATCAAATATCTGCCACTCGAGTCCCTCACAACAGTTGCCGCAGCAATATCAGGATCGTGCTCGAAAACAACTATCCAATTCTCCTCAACCGCCCCTTTCAGAAACCGCTCTTTCTCAAGCATGCTAGTCTCCGCGCACAAATCGTACCCCATGACATATGGTATCGGAACATGATGACTCATAGGAATTAAGTCAGATGGATAGACAACCGAGCCAGTCCCCTCACCAACTTGAATCCAACACAATCCATGAGTATGTCCGTTGGCAAAAAAAGTTCTAATCTGTGGCAAAATCTCCTCTCCATCGCCAACGAACCGCAAATCTGCTTTGCTCAGAGGCCCTAGATTTTCCGGCAAGTAACTCGCTTTCTCTCTCAAACCGCAGTTGTGAGCATGTTCCCAGTTTACTTTGTTTAAATATACTCTAGCCTTTGGCGCACTCAAAACTGGCCTGTTATCGGCACCAATATGGCTTATGCCACCAACATGGTCAAAATGTAGGTGCGTTAGAATTATGTCTGTCACGCCCTCAACTTCCTCGAGGAGCGGCTTAGCAACAATATGCTCGATAGCATAAATATCTCGCCGCCTTTGATCCCATTTTCTTCCAACGCCAAGATCTACTAATACAGTCCGCTCCGAGCTCTTCAAAACCAACAACCTACACACTAACTGAATCCTATTCTTCTCGTCCGCAGCAATGCTCCGCTCCCATAA
This sequence is a window from Deltaproteobacteria bacterium. Protein-coding genes within it:
- a CDS encoding PIN domain-containing protein — protein: MKIFLDTGVLGQLVHVNEAMKESVVDWAITMLERGEELIVPEIADYELRRALLKIDSVQSLKDLDQWNKTVTYLPIRTTHMHKAAELWAQCRKENRPFAKDAALDGDVILIAQTLEYAGAVIATTNVGHLSQLADARQWSDIN
- a CDS encoding TIGR04255 family protein, which encodes MNSDHPTYPNPTIQEAVIEVHFERPSNQPWSASNFASYFEKVKGDYPLLEPVQQVGFQMLVGPQGVSQQMVPAEQRMKYTHKDNQFLIQLSDRLFVQNVLPKYPSWKLVKASIEVNWKACVDTIGECKPKRVGMRYINRIPRGSPTEKPRVWFKPNDYIATSALDSLAPVFSRVETKTDSANVTMVTLAEGENAFILDIDRVLSCPETMNSTDLISTLETLHDGVWVVFKSTCSDKLESLLNQKN
- a CDS encoding integrase, which gives rise to MRKCVRLSTKDSPQGGVKNQTIMIRELLRDYVLFLTNTGLRHGTETRNLKWKHISESVIDGETYVIIKLERGKTGRRTIVCKHSVRRYLERIRDMFPHLKNRTLNQMLDVDEPVFRCRDGSVPKDWHGAFKNMLIKAGLLNDVNGARRSLYSLRHTYATFQILYGKLDLHTLAKNMGTSIAMLERHYSHLEVLHRAEALAGKRYAQSRRRQETKILEFKDADLKLFGVQTPKELVQQVVDGTQMILQRDPMGGKA
- a CDS encoding glycosyltransferase family 39 protein, with translation MYFSSKKGDLAYLSLLIIWGAAIAFIGLGAFEFFRHTEADRTLIGLEMLSSGNYLVPHLLGSVILTKPPLFYWLIAASIALFGQVSEWVARFPSAVAALILICCQYLFWRRSGHSKNISTLSALMLSSCPLFFQLSSVAEIDMVFALFCAISLYSAYFVLVEASKWSLVISGIAAGLAFLTKGPPIVFFLIASTVLFYIWLRFRGIVTPSTSSLWRFFSCGLVWVCTFLFVAGIWLALVASTVGWEALVHQFRVEVVERVVSANTHSRGLFFYLGSLIGGLSPWSIFLLGGLFVALKSRQEVFKEAASAISSHLLVYSMIVVFSSMLMLSLAQGKSSRYLFPVYPFATNIALYSALALRGSNLEAIGFSLCSLLAWIVGIGLMGAGFYLGIFTNVSGVHGAKVVMAGVCLGSAVFFFAHVCRKRARIFVMVALLLIMICIRMAQVTVYASNRNAERSVKGLAAKIDELVAPGKTIYTVEMFERWIVFYLVKQGRVVRRLSPSLVSTLKNSSEEQYILLNYEEELWRLNQLRYYDKDTEVIATIEDGRERLLLIKARSDILEYLEPHEYFPTIPTLPAANAVWKSQQSGD
- a CDS encoding MBL fold metallo-hydrolase, which translates into the protein MLRVGPYEVSVLVADRLRLDGGAMFGAIPKTLWERSIAADEKNRIQLVCRLLVLKSSERTVLVDLGVGRKWDQRRRDIYAIEHIVAKPLLEEVEGVTDIILTHLHFDHVGGISHIGADNRPVLSAPKARVYLNKVNWEHAHNCGLREKASYLPENLGPLSKADLRFVGDGEEILPQIRTFFANGHTHGLCWIQVGEGTGSVVYPSDLIPMSHHVPIPYVMGYDLCAETSMLEKERFLKGAVEENWIVVFEHDPDIAAATVVRDSSGRYLIGEVVSI